CAAGTAGAAGGCTCAATGTCTTGCTTCTCCGAGACGAACTCTAGTTCCACAATCTACATGAATCCCATGATGGCCGCGACGAGATCATCGGGAGAAGACAACGGCATTCAACTCTCTCTTCTTCTGAATCTATCTACCATACAAGACAAAGTCCATGAGATCCAATCACTGGTCAACTTTTTCATGATCTCCCCTAATAACAATAACCAATCCTCCGAGTCAACGTCGTCTTTAGCTGCGGCTAACGTCGAAAGtttggttcaagacatcatcaCGGCTGCTTCTTCAATGATGCTTACTTGCCAACAACTCCAAAGCTCAACTAACAGCAACAGTAATATTGATACCAATCAAACCGCAGATGCAATGGTTATGGAGTTCTCGCAAGACTTCGACCCGGATCGTGATTTCATGGGAGAGTCGTCAATTAACATTCTTGATGTCCAAGAAAGAAGGCATGTTTCGTTTCTCGACCAGACTACGCAGAATCTTGACTGGTACGGCACCGAAACCACAAACCCTAAAAAAGATATTCATCGTTCTAAATCAAGATTAGGGAACTACGAGATAGTGGAGCTAAGCGTGGAGGATCTACTAGCGAAATACACACATTACTGCCAAATCTGCGGGAAAGGGTTTAAAAGAGACGCCAATCTAAGGATGCATATGAGAGCGCACGGAGATGAGTACAAGACACGTGAAGCCTTGATCAGCCCAACAAGCCGTGACAAGAACGTCGAGTACTCGTCAATGAGGTATTACTACTCGTGCCCTCATCAAGGGTGTAGATGGAACCAAAGGCACGAGAAGTTTCAGCCGTTGAAATCTGTGATTTGCGCCAAAAATCATTACAAGAGAAGTCACTgtcctaaaatatatatgtgcaCACGATGCAACGTGAAGCATTTCTCGGTTCTGTCTGATCTAAGGACGCACGAGAAGCATTGTGGGGATATCAAGTGGGTTTGCTCTTGTGGAACTAGGTTCTCTAGGAAAGACAAGCTTATGAGCCATGTTTCTTTGTTCTCGGGC
Above is a window of Brassica napus cultivar Da-Ae chromosome A10, Da-Ae, whole genome shotgun sequence DNA encoding:
- the LOC106370405 gene encoding protein SENSITIVE TO PROTON RHIZOTOXICITY 2; the protein is MNQEEHMNQGRYIMSQVEGSMSCFSETNSSSTIYMNPMMAATRSSGEDNGIQLSLLLNLSTIQDKVHEIQSLVNFFMISPNNNNQSSESTSSLAAANVESLVQDIITAASSMMLTCQQLQSSTNSNSNIDTNQTADAMVMEFSQDFDPDRDFMGESSINILDVQERRHVSFLDQTTQNLDWYGTETTNPKKDIHRSKSRLGNYEIVELSVEDLLAKYTHYCQICGKGFKRDANLRMHMRAHGDEYKTREALISPTSRDKNVEYSSMRYYYSCPHQGCRWNQRHEKFQPLKSVICAKNHYKRSHCPKIYMCTRCNVKHFSVLSDLRTHEKHCGDIKWVCSCGTRFSRKDKLMSHVSLFSGHSPAHEPSQQQPPMITP